The genomic region ACCATCTTCGCGATGATGTCGGCCGGCTTGCCGCTCTCCGCCGCCTTCTCGGTGGCGATCGCGCGCTCGCGCTCGATCTCCTCGGCGTCGAGGTCCTCCTCGTTCAGCGCCTTGGGGAAGGCCGCCGCGACGTGCATCGCGAGCTGCTTGCCGAGGCTCTGGAGCACGTCGTCAGACGCCTCGCTCTCCAGCGCTACGAGCACGCCGATCTTGCCGAGGCCCGGCGCCTGCTGGTTGTGGACATAGCCCACGACCGCGCCCTTCGACACTTCCAGCTTCTTCGCGCGGCGCAGGTTCTGGTTCTCGCCGATCGTCGCGATGTTGTTGGTCAGCACCTCCTCGACCGTCTTGCCGCCGAGCGGGGCCGCCTTGATCGTCGCGATGTCGTCGCCCAGCTCGAGCGCCACCGAGGTCACGTCGCGCACGAAGGTCTGGAACTGATCGTTCTTCGCGACGAAATCGGTCTCGGAGTTCACCTCGACCGCCGCACCCTTGTTGCCGGAAACCTCGATGCCGACCAGCCCCTCGGCCGCCGTGCGGCTGGACTTCTTGGCGGCGGCGGCGAGGCCCTTGGTGCGCAGCCAGTCCAGCGCGGCTTCCATGTCGCCGTTCGCCTCGCTGAGCGCCTTCTTGCAATCCATCATGCCCGCGCCGCTCTTCTCGCGCAGGTCCTTGACCATCGAAGCCGTGATGTCGGCCATGTTCCTAGTCCTTCAATTTGCAATCGGTCGAATATGGGTACGGGCGGGGCAGCGCCAAACACGCCCTGCCCCGCCCGCATGACATTCCGGCGACGGTCAGGCGTCGATCTGGCGTTCCGTCTCGACGGCCACTTCCGTGGCTTCCGGCACCAGCGCCTCCTCGGCGATCGGCTCGGCCATCGCGCCGAGGTCCGCGCCGCCGCGGCGCTGCTGCTCCTGGTTGCCGCGCGTGGCGGCGATCGCCACCGCCTCGCAATAGAGGCGGATCGCGCGGCTCGCGTCGTCGTTCGCCGGCACCGGGAAGGCGATGCCGTCCGGCGACACGTTCGAATCGAGGATCGCGACGACCGGGATGCCGAGCGTGTTGGCTTCCTTGATCGCCAGTTCCTCCTTGTTGGCGTCGATCACGAACATCACGTCCGGGATGCCGCCCATGTCGCGGATGCCACCGAGCGACAGCTCGAGCTTGTCGCGCTCGCGGGTGAGCTGGAGCACTTCCTTCTTGGTGAGGCCGGCGGTGTTGCCGGAAAGCTGCTCCTCAAGGGCCTTCAGGCGCTTGATCGAGTTGGAGATCGTCTTCCAGTTGGTGAGCATGCCGCCCAGCCAGCGGTGGTTGACGAAATGCTGGCCCGCGCGGCGCGCGGCGTCGGCGATCGGCTCCTGCGCCTGGCGCTTGGTGCCGACGAACAGCACCTTGCCGCCCGCCGCGACGGTGGACGACACGAACTCCAGCGCGCGCGCGAACAGCGGCACGGTCTGCGACAGGTCGATGATGTGGACGCCGTTGCGGTCACCGAAGATGTAGGGCTTCATCTTCGGGTTCCAGCGATGGGTCTGGTGGCCGAAGTGCGCGCCGGTCTCGATGAGCTGCTGCATGGTGACGACAGGTGCCGCCATAGGGTGTTTTCCTTTCCGGTTAAGCCTCTGGGAAGCGAGAATGACGACCGGCTGCAAGCCGGCGCACCGGTGATGATGCTTCCCATGCGGAGTTGAGGGTCGCGCCGTTAGCGCAAGCGGAGGCGAAAAGCAATCGCTTGACGGATGCGAACAAACATGGAACACAGCATACAGAACAGAGCATGAACGCAGGCTCTGGCACCGGATTCCACTTCGTGCGTTTAGGCGATGCGCGGGCGGCAAGGAGGCGAAGATGATGTTTTTGCTGGCGATTGCGACCTTCGGCGCGGCATTGGGTATCGCGGCTTATGCCATTGCGGCGAGCGTTGCGCCGAACCTCGCGAAGATCCGGCTGGCGCTGGCGGGCCGCTCGCCTCTTGCGACGGCGCTGGCGGCGGAAGCGCCGCGCGTCGAACGCCGCGTGGCGGTCAGGCGGCTGGCGGCGGCGCCGGTTCGCCGACCTGCGCCGCTACGCGCTGCCGCCTGACCCGCGCGTAGCTGGCGATGCTGAACGGCAGCGTGAGCAGGTAGACAATGCACAACGCGCTGGCGCTATGCCACGGCGCGGAGACGGCGGCGGCGCCGAAGATCACCACCACCGCCAACGCCTCGAAGCGGATGTTGCGGCGCAGGCGCAGCGAGCCCCAGGAGAAAGTGGCGAGGCTGGAGACCATCAGGAACGCGACCAATGCCGTCCACGGCGCGACGACCCAGGGCGAGCGCAGCAGCGGCTCGCCCGTCCAGAACCACAGGAACATCGGCAGCAGCGCCAGCCCCGCCCCGGCCGGGGCGGGCACGCCGGTGAGGAAGCCGGCCGATTTGTGCGGCTGCTCGGTCACGTCGATATTGGCGTTGAAGCGCGCGAGGCGGAGCGCGCAGAACACCGCCAGCATCAGCGCCGCCGTCCAGCCGAAGCGCGGCAGCGCGGAGAGCGACCAGAGATAGAGGATCAGCGCCGGCGAGACGCCGAAGGAGATGGCGTCGGCCAGCGAATCGAGCTCCGCGCCGAACCGGCTCTGCCCGCGCAGCATCCGCGCGATGCGACCGTCCAGCCCGTCGAGCACGCCCGCGAGCAGGATCATCGCCACCGCCAGCTCCCACCAGCCGGCGACGGCGAAGCGCACCCCCGACAGGCCGGAACACAGGCCCAGCGCGGTCACCGCATTGGGCAGCACCGCGCGCAGCGGCAGGCCGCCGAGCCGGCGTTGCGGCCGCGCGGTCATCCGCGCAGGCCCGGCGCGGTGGACGGGATATCAGGGATCATTGCGCCGTCCCTGTCACGGCGGGAAGGCCATAGCGGCCGATCACCGTCTCCCCCGCCACCGATCGCTGGCCGAGCGCCACCTGCGGCGCGCAACCCTCGGGCAGATAGACGTCGACGCGGCTGCCGAAGCGGATCAGCCCGACGCGCTGGCCGACCGCGACGATGTCGCCGGCCTTGGCGAAGCCGACGATGCGCCGCGCGACCAGCCCGGCGATCTGCGTGAAGCCGACGCGGCGGCCGTCATGCCCCTCGACGACGAAATGCTGGCGCTCGTTGTCCTCCGACGCCTTGTCGAGGTCGGCGTTGAGGAACTTGCCGGAGATATAGACGACCTGCTTGATCGTCCCCGCGATCGGCGCGCGGTTGATGTGCACGTCGAACACCGACATGAAGATCGACACGCGCACCATCGGCTCGGTGCCCAGCTCGCCGGTCAGCTCGCGCGGCACCGGCACGCGCTCGATCATCGTCACCAGCCCGTCGGCGGGGGCGACGACCAGATCGTCGCCGCGCGGCGTGGTGCGGATCGGATCGCGGAAGAATGCCGCGACCCACACGGTCAGCCCCAGCATCGGCCAGAAGAAGATGTTCGAGACGATCGTCAGCAGCAGCGTGAGGCCGAACGCGATCGCGACGAACTTCTGCCCCTCCGGATGGACGGCGGGAAAGCGCCACTTGACGGTGGTGGTGACTGGAAGGCCGCCGGGGCCTTCCGGTTTATCTAATGATGGCATCGGCGCGGTTTAGCCGCGCGTCTCGCCCCGCACAACGCATCCGACGCGCATTTTGCGCGAGCCGCGGCCACGCGCGACGGTTGATCCTCCGCGCCCTTCCCCCTATCGCGCACGCCAAACCTCCCCTGACAAGGATTTGGACATGGCGAAGATCAAGGTGAAGACGCCCGTCGTGGAGATCGACGGCGACGAGATGACGCGGATCATCTGGGAATGGATTCGCGAGCGCCTGATCAAGCCGTATCTCGATATCGAGCTGGATTATTACGATCTCGGCGTCGAGCATCGCGACGCGACCAACGACCAGGTGACGATCGACAGCGCCCATGCGACGCAGAAATACGGCGTCGCGGTGAAGTGCGCCACGATCACCCCGGACGAGGCGCGCGTCGAGGAATTCGGCCTGAAGCAGATGTGGAAGTCGCCCAACGGCACGATCCGCAACATCCTGGGCGGCGTGATCTTCCGCGAACCGATCGTGATCCGCAACGTGCCGCGCCTGATCCCCGGCTGGACCCACCCGATCGTCGTCGGCCGCCACGCCTTCGGCGACCAGTATCGCGCGACCGACTTCCGCGTGCCCGGCAAGGGCAAGCTGACGATGAAGTTCGAGGGCGAGGACGGCACCGTCATCGAGAAGGACGTCTATGACTTCCCCGGTTCCGGCGTCGCGATGGGGATGTACAACCTCGACGAATCGATCCGCGATTTCGCGCGCGCCAGCATGAATTACTCGCTGGGCCGCGGCTGGCCGCTGTATCTCTCGACCAAGAACACGATCCTCAAGGCCTATGACGGGCGCTTCAAGGATATCTTCGCCGAGGTGTTCGAGAGCGAGTTCAAGGACCGGTTCAAGGAAGCCGGCATCGTCTACGAGCATCGCCTGATCGACGACATGGTCGCCTCCGCGCTGAAGTGGAACGGCGAGTTCGTCTGGGCGTGCAAGAACTATGACGGCGACGTCCAGTCGGATCAGGTGGCGCAGGGCTTCGGCAGCCTCGGCCTGATGACCTCGGTGCTGATGACACCGGACGGCAAGACGATCGAGGCGGAGGCCGCGCACGGCACCGTCACCCGTCACTATCGCCAGCACCAGCAGGGCAAGGCGACCTCGACCAACCCGATCGCGTCGATCTTCGCGTGGACCGGCGGCCTCAAGTATCGCGGCAAGTTCGACGACACGCCGGACGTGACGCGCTTCGCCGAGACGCTGGAGAAGGTCTGCATCGAGACGGTCGAGGCCGGCGACATGACCAAGGACCTCGCGATCCTGATCGGCCCGGACCAGAAGTGGCTGACGACCGAGCAGTTCTTCGAGAAGATTCGCGAGAACCTCGAAAAGAAGATGGCGACCTGGGCCTGACCCGGCGCCTGATGGCATGATGCGAGGCCGGCGTCCCGATCAGCGGGGCGCCGGCCTTCTCATTCGCTCCAGGCCGGCGAGCGGATATGCTCGCGGCGGACGCCCAGCCCCAGCACGCGCGCCGGGATGCGGCGGAGCGGCGCCACGCGATCCAGCACGCGCAGCGCCAGCGGGGCGCGGTCGATCTCGCCGGCCAGCGCCTTTTCCAGCACCGCGCGATGCACCGTGCGCTGGATCGCCTGCACGACGCGCACCGGCAACATCCGCCGCGCCTGCACCTTCGCCAGCAGCGGATCGGGGTCGCGCCCCGTCGCCATCGCGGCGGCGAGGATGTTGGCGGCGGCCACCGCGTCCTGGATGGCGAGATTGATCCCCACCCCGCCGACCGGGGACATGGCATGGGCGGCATCGCCGATCGCGAGCAGCCCCGGCCGGTGCCAGCGCGTCAGGCGATCGAGCGAGACCGACAGCAGCTTCACGTCGTCCCACCCCCGCACCGCCGCGATGCCGGGGGCGATCGCCGGGGCGGCGCGCGCCATATCATCGCGGAACGCCGCGATGCCGCGCGCCTCCACCTCCGCCGCGCTGCCCTTGCGGATCACGCGGGCGCATTGGAAATAATCGCCACGGTCGATCAGCACCACCATCTGCCCCTGCGAGAGATAGCCGGCCGTCTCGTTCGTGGCCGCGCGCTCCTTCGGCACGCGGAACCAGAAGACGTCGATCGGCACGCCAAGGTCCCGCAACGGCAGCCCGGCCGCCTCGCGCAGAACGGAGGTGCGCCCGTCCGCGAGGATCACCAGCCGCGCCGTAATCTCCTCCCCTGCCCGCGTGCGGACGCCGGCGACCCGCCCGGCGCCCCCGAGCAGGCCAACCGCCTCCGTCTCCATCCGCAGCCCGAATGTCGGGAAGCGCCGCGCCTCGCGCGCGACGAAATCGAGGAAATGCCATTGCGGCATCATCGCGACGAATCGGCCGCGCCCCGGCAAATGCGAGAAATCGGCGACGCGATAGCTCCGCCCGCCGATCACCGCGCCGATCTCCGCCACCTTGTCGTGCGGCTCGGCCAGCAGCGCGTCGAGCAGGCCGAGTTCGTCGAACAGGTCGAGCGTGGAGGGGTGGACCGTATCGCCCCTGAAATCGCGCAGGAAATCGCCGTGCTTCTCCAGCACCACCACGTCGAGGCCGGCGCGCGCGAACAGCAGCCCGGCCATCATTCCCGCCGGTCCGCCGCCGACAATGACGATATCGTGTTTTTTCATTGCTACGCTCCTGACAGCAACCGCCGCGTCCGGCTAGGATAACGCGATGGCGATCGGATTGGACAATCAGGGTTTCAGCGACACGCTGGTGATTCTCGGGGCGGCGGGAATGGTGATCCCGGCCTTCGCGCGTTTCAAGATCAGCCCGGTGATCGGCTTCATCCTCGTCGGGATGCTTGTCGGACCCGCCGGGCTGGGCGGCCTCGTCGATCAGGCGCCGTGGCTTTATTATTTCACGATCACCAATCCCCATGCGATCGAGCCGCTGGCGGAGTTCGGCATCATCCTGCTGCTGTTCTCGATCGGGCTAGAGCTGTCGTTCCGGCGGCTGTGGGCGATGCGGCAACTGGTGTTCGGCACCGGCGCGGCGGAACTGATCGGCTCCGCGCTGCTGATCGGCGCGGGGCTTCACCTGCTCGGGCAGAACTGGGCCGGGTCGATCGGGCTGGGGCTGGCGCTGGCGCTGTCCTCGACCGCGCTGGTGCTGCCGCTGGTCGGCACGACCAGCGCGGTGGGGCGCGGCGCATTCGCCATGCTGCTGTTCGAGGATATCGCGCTGGTCCCGATCATCTTCGCGCTGGGGGCGATGGCGCCGACCGCCACCGCAGACGGTTGGCAGGGGCTGGCCGGTGTCGCCTTGCGCGGCGGGGTGACGGTGGTGGCGATGTATGTGGGGGGACGGCTGGTGCTGCCGCGCCTGTTCGCGCAGGCGGCGCGGACCAAGAGCCCGGAGCTGTTCCTCGCCGCCTCGCTGCTGGTGGTGATCGTCGCCAGCGTCGCGACCACCGCCGCCGGCCTCTCCCCGATCGTGGGCGCGCTGCTCGCCGGGCTGCTGATCGCCGAGACCGAATATCACACCGAGGTCGAGGTGATGACCGCGCCGTTCAAGGGGCTGGCGCTCGGCGTGTTCCTCATCACGGTCGGGATGAGCGTGAACCTATCGACGATCGTCGAGAACTGGATGTCGCTCGCGCTGGCGGTGACGGGGGTGGTCGCGATCAAGGCGATCGTCACCTATCTGCTGCTGCGCGTCGCCAATGCCCGGCACGGCGTGGCGGCGGAGACCGGACTGCTGATGGGCAGCCCGTCCGAGACCACGCTGATCGTGCTGGCGACGGCGGCGCAGGCGCAGCTCATCCAGCCCTCCACCGCCGCCTTCTGGCAGACGGTGACGGCGATCGGGCTGACCATCACCCCGCTGCTCGCCAAGGCCGGGACGGCGATCTCGCGCCGGATCGAAACGACGGACCATCAGGCGGTGCCGGACACGGGCGACGCGACGCGGACGGTGGTGATCGGCTTCGGCCGCGTCGGGCGGCTCGTCGCGGATATGCTGACGGTCCACGACCAGCCCTATATCGCGGTGGAGGCGGACATCGACACGGTGAAGGCCGCGCGCCACGCCGGCTATCCGGTGATGTTCGGCGACGTGGCGCGCGGGCAGCTCGTCGACCGGCTCGACCTGCCGGCGGCCCGCGCGCTGATCCTGACGATGGACGATCCGGTGCTGACGATCCGCCTCGTCCGCCGCATCCGCGCGCTGGTGCCGGACCTGCCGATCATCGCCCGCGCCCGCGACATGCGCCACGCCGCCGAGCTTTACCGCGCCGGCGTGACCGACGCGGTACCGGAAACGCTGGAAAGCTCGCTCCAGCTTTCGGAGGCGGTGCTGGTCGATCTCGGCGTGGCGATGGGGCCGGTGATCGCCTCGATCCACGAGAAGCGCGACGAGATGCGCGAGACGATCCGGCGCGAGGCCGCCCTCACCCGCGAGCCGCGCATCCGCCGCATCAGGCGCAAGAGCGAGATGACGGCGGGCGAACAGGCAACCTAGTTTTCGCCACGATCGCCGGTTAACGGCCGCCTCATGCAGCCGTCCGATCTTCGCGTCGCCCTGTTCAGCGGCAATTACAATTACGTGCGCGACGGCGCCAACCAATCGCTCAACCTGCTCGTCGGCTATCTGCTGGAGCGGGGCGTAAAGGTGCGGGTCTATTCGCCGACCGTGGCGGAGCCGGCGTTTCCGGCGGTCGGCGATCTGGTCGACGTGCCCTCGATCCCGATGATCGCGGGGCGCGGCGAATACAAGCTCGCGCGCGGGCTGCCGGCGAAGCCGCGCGCTGATCTGGAGGCGTTCGCGCCGAATATCGTCCATGTCTCCGCGCCGGAGTTCCTCGGCCATGCGGCGGCGCGCTGGGCGAAGGCCAACAATGTGCCGGCGGTCGCCTCGTTCCACACGCGGTTCGAAACCTATTGCGGCTATTACGGCCTCGGTTTCCTGGAGCCATTGGTCAAGAAGCTGATGACCCGCTTCTACAACCGCTTCGATCGCGTGCTGGTGCCCAGCAACAGCATGATGGCGCTGCTCGCCCAATGGGGCGTGACCGCGCCGATGGGCATCTGGTCGCGCGGGATCAACCACGACCGCTTCCGCCCGGATCGCCGCGACCTCGCCTGGCGGCGCTCGCTCGGCATCGCGGACGAGGAGATGGCGGTCGGCTTCCTCGGGCGGCTGGTGAAGGAGAAGGGGCTGGATATCTTCGCCGACGTCTCCAGCGAGCTGAAGCGGCGCGGCGTGGCGCACAAGGTGCTGGTGGTGGGCGAAGGGCCGGCGCGCGAATGGTTCGCCGGGCGCGTGCCGGACGCGGTGTTCACCGGCTTCCAGTCCGGCGACGCGCTGGGCCGCGCGGTCGCGTCGATGGACGTGTTCTTCAACCCGAGCGTCACCGAGACGTTCGGCAACGTCACGACGGAAGCGATGGCGAGCGCGGTGCCGGTGGTCGCGGCGCGCGCGACGGGGGCGGTCGATCTGGTCGAGGACGGCGTGAACGGCTTCCTCGTCCCGCCGCGCGACGTTTCCGCCTATGCCGACGCGATCGCGCGGATCGTGGCCGATCCGGCGCTGCGCCAGTCAATGGGCGAAGCCGGCCACCGCAAGGCAGCCGGCTATCGCTGGGACATCGCCAATCAGGCGGTGCTGGACGCCTATCTGGCGCTGGGGGCCTAGGACCAGCCTCAGGCCGCCTTCCAGTCGAACATCAGCGGCGCCTCGCGGAAGGCGAAGCGGTCGAGGTGACTCGCCACCACGCCGCGCATCCGCTCGACATCCTCCCCTTCCGGCACGGTGAGCGCCACGTCGAGCGTACCGCTGTCGGCGCGCATTTCGAGCCGGCTGCCGTTGGGGAAGTCGATCGTCCCCTCCTCGGGCGAGAAGGTGACGGTCATCTTGTGGCTCCAGTGCTTGGCGAGCTGCTGGAGGTAGCGGCTCGCCGAAGCGGTCGACACGCGGGCGACGGAGACGCTCACCGCAGCCGCTCGATCTTCTGCGCGACCTCGTCGATCAACGCGGCGACGTCGTGCAGCGTGTCCTGCGAGAAATCGCCCCGCGTCAGCCGCTGCTCCAGCGCGACGCGAAGATTGCCCATCGCGCGGCGGATCGGCGCGCCGTCGGCCCGCTGACGCCGCTCGCCGACATGCGCGAGCCGCTCGATCAGCGCCTCCGCCTGCTCGCGATTCTCCTCGAGATGCGCGCGGCCCTCGTCGGTCGCGGCATAGCGCTTGCGCTTCTCGTCCGACGCCTGCTCCTCGATGAAGCCCATCTCGTCGAGCAGGGTGAGCGTCGGATAGACCACGCCGGGGCTGGGCGCATATTCGCCGCCGGTCAGCTCCTCGATCGCGCGGATCAGCTCATAACCGTGGCGCGGCTCGTCCGCGATCAGCTTGAGCAGGACGAGACGAAGCTCGCCGCCGTCGAACATCCGCCGGCCGCGACCGCCGCCACGCTCCGACGCGCCGAAATCCCATCCGCCGGCGAACCCTCCACGACCCCAGCCGCGCGGCCCGCAATGACCGCCCCGGCGGCCGTGCATACCATGAAACACATCATATCCTTTCTGTATCACGATGCGTCTAAGATATATCTTGATAGAACGAACACAAGCCCCTCCTGTCAAAAAACCCGCGAGCCACTATTTTGGCCGCATGGCCGACCTGTTCGCGGGCTTCGAACCCGCCGCCCCGCCCGACGACACCCTCTCCGCCGACGCGCCGCTGGCCGACCGGCTGCGCCCGCGCCGGCTCGACGAAGTGGTCGGGCAGGAGCACCTGACCGGGCCGGAGGGCGCGATCGGGCGGATGGTCGCGGCCGGGCGATTGTCCTCGATGATCCTGTGGGGGCCGCCGGGCACGGGCAAGACGACGATCGCGCGGCTGCTCGCCGATGCGGTGGGGCTGCGCTTCGCGCCGATCTCGGCGGTGTTCTCGGGCGTGGCGGACCTCAAGAAAGCCTTCGCCGAGGCGCGCGACCATGCGCGCGCCGGCAAGCGCACCCTGCTGTTCGTGGACGAGATCCACCGCTTCAACCGCGCGCAGCAGGATGGATTCCTGCCCTATGTCGAGAACGGCACCGTCACGTTGGTCGGCGCGACGACCGAGAATCCCTCGTTCGAGTTGAACGCCGCGCTGCTCAGCCGCGCGCAGGTGCTGATCCTCCACCGGCTCGACCGCGCGGCGCTGGAGAAGCTGCTCGACCGGGCGGAGGCGGAGATGGGCCGCCCCCTCCCCCTCACCCCGGCGGCGCGCGACGCGCTGGTGGCGAGCGCGGACGGCGACGGGCGCTTCCTGCTCAACCAGGCGGAGACGCTGTTCTCGGTCGCTATCGGCGAGCCGCTCGATCCCGCCGGGCTGTCCGCGTTCCTCCAGCGCCGCGTCGCGGTGTACGACAAGGATCGCGAAGGGCATTACAATCTGATCTCCGCGCTCCACAAATCGGTGCGCGGATCGGACCCGCAGGCCGCGCTCTACTATCTCGCGCGGATGCTGACGGCGGGCGAGGAGCCGCTCTACGCGCTGCGCCGCCTGACGCGCATGGCGATCGAGGATATCGGCGTGGCCGATCCGCAGGCGCTGACGCAATGCATCGCCGCCAAGGACGCCTATGAACTGCTCGGCTCGCCGGAGGGGGAGCTGGCGATCGTGCAGGCCTGCCTCTATCTCGCCACCGCGCCCAAATCGAACGCTTCCTATATGGCGATGAAGGGCGCGTGGCAGGCGGCGCGCGAGACGGGATCGCTGATGCCGCCGGCCAATATCCTCAACGCGCCGACCAAGCTGATGAAGCAGGTCGGCTACGGCAAGGGATATGAGTACGACCATGACGCCGCCGAAGCCTTCTCGGGCGCGAATTACTGGCCGGAGGGGATGACGCCGCAGCGCTTCTACGAGCCGACCGGGCGCGGCTATGAAAAAAGGGTTGCCGAGCGCCTTGCGTGGTGGGACGAGCGGCGGCGTGAAAACAACCCTTAGTCTCGCGCTGCTCGCGCTCGCCGCGCCGGTTTCCGCGCAACAGATCCGCCCCGCCTCGCCGCAGCCGTACAATCATGCGATCGCCGCCGGCTACAAGGCGCTGACCTTGTGCGAGGGCATTTTCGACGCCGGGCGCAGCGAGGCGCAGATCGCCGCGACCGAATTGCGCGGCATCTATCCCGAATATGACGCGATCGTGCCGACGCTTCCGGCCACGGTCGATCGCGAGACGCGGGTGGTGACGGTGCCGTTCGACGCCCGCCTCGCGCCGCGCCGCGCGCTGTGGCGGCCGCGCTACGGCTGCTATCTCTCGCCGATCGGCACCCCGGTCGCGCGCGCCAATCCGGCCGCCGCGACGCCGGTGCCGCTGCCCGCCGACCCGCGACCGTGGCCGATGGGCGACGCCAATATCGCGCCGCGCCCGTCCGCATCGCTCGCCGCGCTCGTCTCGCGCGCATTCGATCGGGCGAGCTTCGGCGCGGAGAGCGTCACGACGGGCGTGGTGATCGTGAAGGACGGCCGCGTGATCGCGGAGCAATATGCGCCCGGATTCGGCCCGATGGTGCCCAACCGCACCTGGTCGGTCGCCAAGAGCATCGCGGGGACGCTCGTCGGCATCGCCTCGCCCGGCGCGAAGATCGACCCGGCGAAACCGGCCGCCATCCCCGAATGGCGGCGCCCCGGCGACCCGCGCGGGGCGATCACGCTCGACAACCTCATGCGCATGGCGAGCGGGCTGCACAGCGACACCGCCGGCAACCGCACCGACGCGATCTATTTCGGCGGCACCGCCGTCACCGAGCAGGCGACCGGCTGGCCGCTGGAGGCGGAGCCGGGCACGCGCTTCCGCTACGCCAACAACGACATCATGCTCGTCGCGCGGAGCCTGCGCGCGACGCTCGGCGAGGCGCGCTACGCCAGCCTGCCGCATGATTCGCTGTTCCGGCCGCTCGGCATGGCGCACACCGTCACCGGCACCGACTGGCAGGGCAATTACATCATCTCCAGCCAGGTGTGGACCACCGCGCGCGATCTCGCCCGGCTCGGCCAGTTCTGGTTGCAGGACGGCGTGTGGCAGGGCCGCCGCCTGCTCCCCGCCGGCTGGATGCGCTACCTGACCACGCCGAGCGGCCCGCAGCCGGCGGACGGCCCCGGCTATGGCGCGACGATGTGGCTGTTCGGGCCGAAGCAGGGCCTGCCCGCCGGCAGCTATTCCGCGCAGGGCAATCGCGGGCAATTCGTGATGGTGATCCCGCAGCACCGGCTGGTGATCGTGCGGCGCGGGGAGGATCCGGGCGCGGCGCGCTTCGACATCGCGCGCTTCTCCGCCGAGGTGATCGGCGCGACTCCATGAGGGACTGGGCGGATGTGGTGGCCTTCGCCCGTGCGCTCCCGGATGTGGAGATGGCGCCTTTCTATGGCACGCCCTGTCCCAAGGTGAACGGCAAGGCGTTCGTCTCGCCGGGGCGCGAGGCGGGGAGCTTCCACGTCATGGCGCCGCACGAGGAAAAGGCGGTGCTGCTGGAGACCGACCCGGACACCTTCTGGCAGACCCCGCATTACGAGGGCTGGCCGGGATTGCTGGTGCGCTACGGCGCGGCGGACGAGGAGCGCGTCCGCAACGTGATCCGCCGCGCGTGGTGGGATCGCGCGAAGAAGGCGCAGCGTGCCGCGTTCGGCGAGCGCCCCTGAGCGGTTCGCGCGCTTCGTCGCGATCGACTGGTCGGGGGCGAAGGGCGCGCGGCATCGCGGCATCGCGATGGCGGCATGCGCGACCGGCGACGCCGCGCCCGCGCTCGTCCCGCCGCCCGGCGGCATCTGGTCGCGGACCGAGGTGCTGCAATGGCTGCTCGATCGCGCGGACGAGCCGATGCTGGTCGGCTTCGACTTCAGCTTCTCCGCCCCGTTCGTCGCGCGCGGCGCGCATCTGCCGGGGGAGACGGATACACGCGACGCCCGCGCGCTGTGGCGTTACGTCGACAGCCACAGCGACGACGCCGATCTCGGCGCGGCGAGCTTCCTGAAGGCGCGGCGCGGGCGGCATTTCTATCTCGGCGCGGCCGACGGGGCGAAGCGCGATTTCCTCCACTGGCGCGTGTGCGAGACGGGCGAGGACCAGACGACCAAGCCCTCCACCGTCTATGACGCGATCGGCGCGGCGC from Sphingomonas sp. CL5.1 harbors:
- a CDS encoding cation:proton antiporter, coding for MAIGLDNQGFSDTLVILGAAGMVIPAFARFKISPVIGFILVGMLVGPAGLGGLVDQAPWLYYFTITNPHAIEPLAEFGIILLLFSIGLELSFRRLWAMRQLVFGTGAAELIGSALLIGAGLHLLGQNWAGSIGLGLALALSSTALVLPLVGTTSAVGRGAFAMLLFEDIALVPIIFALGAMAPTATADGWQGLAGVALRGGVTVVAMYVGGRLVLPRLFAQAARTKSPELFLAASLLVVIVASVATTAAGLSPIVGALLAGLLIAETEYHTEVEVMTAPFKGLALGVFLITVGMSVNLSTIVENWMSLALAVTGVVAIKAIVTYLLLRVANARHGVAAETGLLMGSPSETTLIVLATAAQAQLIQPSTAAFWQTVTAIGLTITPLLAKAGTAISRRIETTDHQAVPDTGDATRTVVIGFGRVGRLVADMLTVHDQPYIAVEADIDTVKAARHAGYPVMFGDVARGQLVDRLDLPAARALILTMDDPVLTIRLVRRIRALVPDLPIIARARDMRHAAELYRAGVTDAVPETLESSLQLSEAVLVDLGVAMGPVIASIHEKRDEMRETIRREAALTREPRIRRIRRKSEMTAGEQAT
- a CDS encoding DUF2218 domain-containing protein, coding for MSVSVARVSTASASRYLQQLAKHWSHKMTVTFSPEEGTIDFPNGSRLEMRADSGTLDVALTVPEGEDVERMRGVVASHLDRFAFREAPLMFDWKAA
- a CDS encoding glycosyltransferase family 1 protein produces the protein MQPSDLRVALFSGNYNYVRDGANQSLNLLVGYLLERGVKVRVYSPTVAEPAFPAVGDLVDVPSIPMIAGRGEYKLARGLPAKPRADLEAFAPNIVHVSAPEFLGHAAARWAKANNVPAVASFHTRFETYCGYYGLGFLEPLVKKLMTRFYNRFDRVLVPSNSMMALLAQWGVTAPMGIWSRGINHDRFRPDRRDLAWRRSLGIADEEMAVGFLGRLVKEKGLDIFADVSSELKRRGVAHKVLVVGEGPAREWFAGRVPDAVFTGFQSGDALGRAVASMDVFFNPSVTETFGNVTTEAMASAVPVVAARATGAVDLVEDGVNGFLVPPRDVSAYADAIARIVADPALRQSMGEAGHRKAAGYRWDIANQAVLDAYLALGA
- a CDS encoding PadR family transcriptional regulator — protein: MFHGMHGRRGGHCGPRGWGRGGFAGGWDFGASERGGGRGRRMFDGGELRLVLLKLIADEPRHGYELIRAIEELTGGEYAPSPGVVYPTLTLLDEMGFIEEQASDEKRKRYAATDEGRAHLEENREQAEALIERLAHVGERRQRADGAPIRRAMGNLRVALEQRLTRGDFSQDTLHDVAALIDEVAQKIERLR
- a CDS encoding serine hydrolase, whose protein sequence is MKTTLSLALLALAAPVSAQQIRPASPQPYNHAIAAGYKALTLCEGIFDAGRSEAQIAATELRGIYPEYDAIVPTLPATVDRETRVVTVPFDARLAPRRALWRPRYGCYLSPIGTPVARANPAAATPVPLPADPRPWPMGDANIAPRPSASLAALVSRAFDRASFGAESVTTGVVIVKDGRVIAEQYAPGFGPMVPNRTWSVAKSIAGTLVGIASPGAKIDPAKPAAIPEWRRPGDPRGAITLDNLMRMASGLHSDTAGNRTDAIYFGGTAVTEQATGWPLEAEPGTRFRYANNDIMLVARSLRATLGEARYASLPHDSLFRPLGMAHTVTGTDWQGNYIISSQVWTTARDLARLGQFWLQDGVWQGRRLLPAGWMRYLTTPSGPQPADGPGYGATMWLFGPKQGLPAGSYSAQGNRGQFVMVIPQHRLVIVRRGEDPGAARFDIARFSAEVIGATP
- a CDS encoding replication-associated recombination protein A; translation: MADLFAGFEPAAPPDDTLSADAPLADRLRPRRLDEVVGQEHLTGPEGAIGRMVAAGRLSSMILWGPPGTGKTTIARLLADAVGLRFAPISAVFSGVADLKKAFAEARDHARAGKRTLLFVDEIHRFNRAQQDGFLPYVENGTVTLVGATTENPSFELNAALLSRAQVLILHRLDRAALEKLLDRAEAEMGRPLPLTPAARDALVASADGDGRFLLNQAETLFSVAIGEPLDPAGLSAFLQRRVAVYDKDREGHYNLISALHKSVRGSDPQAALYYLARMLTAGEEPLYALRRLTRMAIEDIGVADPQALTQCIAAKDAYELLGSPEGELAIVQACLYLATAPKSNASYMAMKGAWQAARETGSLMPPANILNAPTKLMKQVGYGKGYEYDHDAAEAFSGANYWPEGMTPQRFYEPTGRGYEKRVAERLAWWDERRRENNP